The genomic DNA TATAGTTCAGTTCGGCAGCATGGTTGTAAAGGAATAGCCCGTTTTTACCGAGATAGCGATATAATTTGTTATACTCCGGAAGCATTTCTCCCGTTTTCCCTATCATGGAAGCTTTTGCCGTTTTGTTCCATATGATTTCAGCATTTATCAGAGGGATAGTGATCAAAAACAAAACTATAGATACGGCAACTGTTCCCGCTTTTATCAGTCGGCCGGGATTGGCCATTTTCGGTTCCTTGTCATGAGAAACGCCTATCAATGCGATATTCAGGAAAACAATCAACCATGTAAAAGGGTATTTGAAAGGATACGAAAAACAGGAGAAAACTGCAACGGCTATGAGGCTAAGACCAGCAATTAATTTCACAAAATCCGGTGACCGGCGGTAACTGCGAATCAATAAAAAGCCCAACAATACCAATATTCCTATTCCTATGGCGCCATGTTCTGCCAGTATCAGCAAATATTCATTAAAGGGATGCAGTACGTTATCGGCTAGTGCGGCATATTTGCTGTCGGGGTGCATTTCAAAGTAATCTGCCTGGTACAACATGTATTTTGCCTGGAATGCACCCTTCCCGTGTCCCGCAATTGGGCTGTCCTTTGCCATGTTCCATGTGCATTGCCAGATCAACAGGCGTCCGTCGGCAGAATCTTTCTTCAATAGGTACAATCCGAATACAAGCAGTCCGACCAAACAAGCTGCTCCGATTTTGATCGGCCACCGGAATTTTAATTTTGGAATGCCAACGGCAGAATATACTGCAACCGCGGTAAGGCAAGCCATCACAGACGATCTTGATCCCGACAGGGCTATTCCCGCCGCAAGGGTCGCAAGCATGACCGCAACGACGAACTTAAACCTCCGGACGCTTCTGTCAAAGAAATAGAGGCCATAGGGAAATACGCATGACAAAGCTGCTCCGAAACCTGCCGGATTATCAAAAGTTCCTGTTACAGCAAAAAGACGATTGGACGTTAAGAATACGCCAAAATATTGCAACACTCCGTATAATGATAGAAATGTTGCCAAAATAAATGCAGTCCCGAACAGCCATTCGGGTGCACAAACTGCCGTTAGCTGCCGTAATAAAAAGAACAGTAGAAGTAAACAGCACGAATATGCCAATAAATAGCTATTAAATCCCGTTGAAGCCCAATCGCGGAGAAATACAGTCGTAACACAAAACAGTAACAGCAGGAATACCGGCCGGCCGGAAACAACTTTATCCCGAAAACACACCGCCCAAACAACCGCCGCAACACCTGTGCCGATCACTAACCCGAAACGTTTGGGAGTGATCTCCGGATTGACAAATTTCTCCGAAACAACAAACAAGGCACTTATGCAGAGCATTCCCCAAAGCAAGACTGTAATAATAGAAATATACCGATGGCCTACCGGCTTTATCAGTTCCATTGGCATGGTTTTTTGATTTTTTGAACCGTAAAAGTAGAGCGATTAACAGGAGGTAAGGTTTGAAATCAATTAAATAAGGTTTGAAATCTGACAAAAAAAACAGCCGTTCGTGTTGGGTTTGCAGAAAAAGCTGACACGATTTTCAGTTTAAATTTAGCTACTATATGGTTGGTTTTTAGAAATAAAACCTCAAAAAATAAAGAATTTACTGGAGTGGATTTTGTTTGATGTTACTTTATCAATATATTGGATATAATCAGTAACTTTTTACAGGGCCGGAAACAGCGATGAGAATAAAGTGAGGCTGGCAACACAAATTAAAAATCAGATTTTCAGCTTTATCATAACCTTTACAATAGTGTACTTTATTCAGGAAGATATTGTGTTGGTATGATACTCACGACACACATGCAACCTTCTCCGGGATCTTTTCCATGTTTTTCCACTTTGGGATTTCCGGTTGGGAGGTTTGTTTTTATTGGGGTAAGTGAACAGCCGCTACACTTTGGCAAAAACTTTGCAGTACATTTTATATCACATAAATGTAATTTTTTTATCATGGATCTACCACTTATTTGGATTATATTCGGGGTATTCGCTTTGTTGAGTTGGGTGGTTTCTTCTCAGTTGGACAGACAATTAACAAAATATTTCAAAATACCCATTAATTACGGACTTACAGGCAGGGATATCGCCCAAAAGATGCTTGCTGAAAACGGCATCAATGATGTAAAGGTACAATCCGTAGCAGGCAAATTGACGGATCATTATAACCCTGTAACAAAAACCATCAATCTGAGTGAAGCTGTCTTTTATAGCAGTAGTGTCGGAGCAGCAGCCGTTGCCGCTCATGAATGCGGACATGCCGTACAACATGCCCGTTCTTATGTATGGTTAACCATGCGGTCAAAATTAGTTCCTGTCGTCAGTTTCGCCTCTCATTGGGTTCAGTGGGTACTTTTAGCCGGCTTATTATTGTTAAACGTCTTTCCACAACTCTTGCTTTTCGGTATCATCCTCTTCGGTCTCACTACCTTGTTCAGTTTGATTACCCTGCCGGTTGAACTCAATGCAAGTCATAGGGCCTTGATCTGGTTGAGCAATGCCAATATCACGAATTACTCAACCTACCCTAAAGCCAGGTCCGCATTAAAATTAGCCGCCTATACTTATGTTATAGCCGCCTTGTCTTCATTGGGGATGCTTGTATATTACCTGATGATCTATCTGGGTAGGCAAAGGGAATAAGGCGTTCATAATAATCATCTTATTATGAGTATGCCATTCCATTTTTTTCCTTATCTTTGTTAGTTGTTTTTGGTATGTATTGTTATAAACATATATATTATCCATAATTGACGAATCAAAATGACCGACAAACTATACGATTTAAAAAAGATCATTGAAATTTCTTCAGGCGATGATAATTTTGTCCGGGAAATGGTCGTTACATTTGTAGAGAACGTAACCGATGAAATTGAAAACATTGAACAACTGAAAAAAAATGAAAATTGGACTACCATTGCGGAGATTTCTCATAAGCTAGTGTCCAATTATGCCTATCTGGGTGCTGATGATTTACGCACAACAGCGGCTGACATCGAAAAAAGTGTAGTTGTTGACCATCGTTTTGATGAAATAGCAGAAAAGGCTACTTATTTGTGTAATCACAGTAAAACATTGATTAATAAATTAAAAGTAGATTTTAACATTTAATTTAAATAACCTTCGTATATTTACACCGTCAACCTGTAACATATCCAAATTTTAGGTTAGGGTATTCATCGTAAAAATAAGAATTAATGAAGTTATTGATTTGTGATGATGATCCGATGACATTAAAAGCATTGGAATTCCAGTTCAAGAAGGATGGCTATACAATAATGAAATCTGTTAACGGGAAGGAAGCACAGCAAATACTTCATGACAATGAGGATATTGCTTTGTTAATTACAGATATTTGTATGCCTATGATGAATGGACTGGAACTGGTTGCTTATGTGCGCAATACATTAAAAAGCCAGATCCCGATATTGGTGTTGACACGGGTGAATCTTGAAGATTCTGTAGCTCATGCTTTTGAACTAGGTGCAAATGATTATCTGACAAAGCCATTTTGTTTGGAAGAAATGACTGCCAGGGTTGCTCATCTGCTGAATAAATGACCAGAATACAAAAAATAATATACTACACTTTTTGTTGTTTATTGTTATCGGCTGTTGGTTATAGCCAACAAAAGCCGGATGCCGATTCTATCTTCTATAATGCCCGTAATGCTGCTTTCTCTAACAAATGGGCGGAGGCAAGAAATATTTCCAGATATTTGTTGTCCTTATATCCGGATTATTATGATGCTATGATCCTGATCGGTAAAACTTATGCATGGGAATCGAAACCGGATTCCGTCCGATTAGAGATTGAACCATTGTTGATGGTTGAACCGGATAATTATGATGCACTTGATGTTTTGTCTAATAACGAAATATGGATCAAAGAATATGATAACGCACTTAAAATCATAGAAAAAGCTTTATTTTATTATCCCTCAGATGAGAATTTTCTTTATAAAAAAGCCAATGTCTATTATTTAAAAGGAGACGAAGAAACAGCAACTATAATCTTACAGGAACTTTTAAAGGCTAATCCTGAACATGTTGCCGGAAATGAATTATTGTCTGCAATCCGCCCCAAAGAGGTTGTATTGGCTGAAATATATGACCGGGCTGAAGAAAACGTACGAATAAAGAACTGGAAAGAATCCCGTCGGCTTTCCCGAAAAATCCTGGCTGAAGCTCCTGATTATTTTCCGGCATCACTTCTGATCGCACAAACATATGCATTTGAAAATCGATTTGACTCGTCCCGGCTTGTAGCACGTGAACTTTACAAATCATACCCTGATAATTATGATTTGCTTGAATTAATGGTCAACACTGAAATATGGGATAAAAAATATCCGGACGCACTTGAGATGGTTGATAAAGCCCTGGTTGCCTATCCGGAAGACGAGGCATTCTGGTACAAAAAAGCATGGATACAATACCTGCAAAAAGATTACAAGAATGCATTAAAGACCCTTGACCGTCTTTTTGATATTAATCCCCGGCATGAAGAAGGCAACAAATTATACCGGGATATTAATGAGAATTTCAGGGATTATGTGTTACTGGAGAGTTATTTCGAATATTTTAAGGAACCTTATTTAAGCCGTAAGCTGATCACCTCTGCCGGATTATCGAAATGGACAAAATATGGGACTTATATTTTTAAAACAAATTTCGGAGAGGAACTTCCCTACGAATCCCTGGCTTTCCAGATCGAAGCAGAAGCTTACCAGAATCTGTTTCCGACCAATTACCTGTATCTGGATTATGCATTTTCCCCGAACTCCTTTTTTCCTATGCATAGGGCTGCAATTGAATTTTTCCAAAGATTACCAAAAGGATTGGAGGCTTCTTTAGGGGTCCGGCTTTTATATTGGAATAAGGCCTCATGGATTTATACAGGTTCTATTTCCTGGTTATTCCAAAAAAACTATCTGGCCTTCCGGCCTTTTTTTAGTTATGCTGATTCAAAATGGAAAGATTCGTATACTCTGACCTACCGAAGATATTTCAGTGAACGGGAGGATTATGTGTATGTCTTGATTGGCTATGGTCCCTACAACGATGATTTCATACAATTCAATCCTAATCCGGGGGATTCTTATCTGGCCCAGATCGGATTGCTTAAATTTATCACAAACAGATGGTTTATTTTGACATCATTGGGATATGCTTATGATGCAGGTTACCGTAACCGTTTTATGGCAACAGCAGGAGTGAGGTATTATTTTAACATGTTTAAATAACTCAACAAGTATATGATCAGATATATACATCGATTGGGGTTGGTTTTACTATTGTTGTTGTGCTTTTCGAATATTTCGGGAAGTCAACAAGAGATACCAGCCGAACCGGTACTTGAGATAACTAAGGACAGTGGTTTTTTGGTATTTGATGCTGGTCAACCGAGTTTATTGGTTCGCTCACTGATCATCATCATCCTTATTTCGATCGCATGTCTTATCATTTTATTATTCTGGATATTGATCAACCGGAATAAAATGAGGATTATGGGAAGGGAAAGAGGACATTTGATGATGCAATTCCAGGCACTACTCATCGATTTCCTTTTTTCTGACGACAACAAAAAAGAACTAAATCAGATACAACAGATCGCTAATAGCGAATTTAACCGAAGAGTACTCATCAATGAGATGATTGATTTAAGTATCAACTTATCCGGCGATGTAAAAGAGAAACTAAGAAACTTATATCTGCAGTTGAAGCTCGACCAGGACTCTATCAATAAAACCCGTAATTCTAAGTGGCATATCCAGATCAAAGGTTTCAGGGAACTGGCATTTATGAATATCACGGATGCCAATGACCGGATAAAACAAACATTAAAAAGCAAGAACAATATCCTGCGAATGGAGGCCCAATTAGCATTGATCCGATTAAATAAAGATGATCCCTTTGGCTTTTTAGATTACCTGAAATATCCTTTTACTCTTTGGGAACAGTTAAATGCCCATGAACTGATCGTGTTCCATAATTTACCCATCCCTCAATTCTCCAGATGGACCAACTCTCCAAATAAAACGGTCGTAATATTCTCATTGCGGATGATCCAGGTATTCAAACAACTGGAATCTGCCTCTGCAGTTATTGAGTGCTTAAAGCATCCTGATGAAAAAATCCGGTACACGGCTATATTCGTTTGTGGGGAAATCCAATTGAGAGAAGCGTTGCCTCACCTCAAGCATATGTATAAAAATGAGGAATATTCTAATTGTTTGGCAATCATTACAGCCATGGGCAAAATGCCTGATGAATCGATGTTGAGCTTCCTTAAATTGGTGCTGGATAAGGAAGAGGACGTTCAATTACAGATTGAAGCCGCCATGGCTATTAACAGGATGGGAGAAGTAGGTATTGCCGCATTGGTAAAACTGATGAAGTCCGAGTATAAGAATTATCAAATCATCATAAGGCACGTACTAGATAAAAGAATCAACTAATGAACCATATATTTTCGGATATATTCTTTTTCGTCGTTAATAACCTCATCTTTTTATTAACGT from Bacteroidales bacterium includes the following:
- a CDS encoding zinc metallopeptidase, producing MDLPLIWIIFGVFALLSWVVSSQLDRQLTKYFKIPINYGLTGRDIAQKMLAENGINDVKVQSVAGKLTDHYNPVTKTINLSEAVFYSSSVGAAAVAAHECGHAVQHARSYVWLTMRSKLVPVVSFASHWVQWVLLAGLLLLNVFPQLLLFGIILFGLTTLFSLITLPVELNASHRALIWLSNANITNYSTYPKARSALKLAAYTYVIAALSSLGMLVYYLMIYLGRQRE
- a CDS encoding HEAT repeat domain-containing protein, giving the protein MIRYIHRLGLVLLLLLCFSNISGSQQEIPAEPVLEITKDSGFLVFDAGQPSLLVRSLIIIILISIACLIILLFWILINRNKMRIMGRERGHLMMQFQALLIDFLFSDDNKKELNQIQQIANSEFNRRVLINEMIDLSINLSGDVKEKLRNLYLQLKLDQDSINKTRNSKWHIQIKGFRELAFMNITDANDRIKQTLKSKNNILRMEAQLALIRLNKDDPFGFLDYLKYPFTLWEQLNAHELIVFHNLPIPQFSRWTNSPNKTVVIFSLRMIQVFKQLESASAVIECLKHPDEKIRYTAIFVCGEIQLREALPHLKHMYKNEEYSNCLAIITAMGKMPDESMLSFLKLVLDKEEDVQLQIEAAMAINRMGEVGIAALVKLMKSEYKNYQIIIRHVLDKRIN
- a CDS encoding YaiO family outer membrane beta-barrel protein; the encoded protein is MTRIQKIIYYTFCCLLLSAVGYSQQKPDADSIFYNARNAAFSNKWAEARNISRYLLSLYPDYYDAMILIGKTYAWESKPDSVRLEIEPLLMVEPDNYDALDVLSNNEIWIKEYDNALKIIEKALFYYPSDENFLYKKANVYYLKGDEETATIILQELLKANPEHVAGNELLSAIRPKEVVLAEIYDRAEENVRIKNWKESRRLSRKILAEAPDYFPASLLIAQTYAFENRFDSSRLVARELYKSYPDNYDLLELMVNTEIWDKKYPDALEMVDKALVAYPEDEAFWYKKAWIQYLQKDYKNALKTLDRLFDINPRHEEGNKLYRDINENFRDYVLLESYFEYFKEPYLSRKLITSAGLSKWTKYGTYIFKTNFGEELPYESLAFQIEAEAYQNLFPTNYLYLDYAFSPNSFFPMHRAAIEFFQRLPKGLEASLGVRLLYWNKASWIYTGSISWLFQKNYLAFRPFFSYADSKWKDSYTLTYRRYFSEREDYVYVLIGYGPYNDDFIQFNPNPGDSYLAQIGLLKFITNRWFILTSLGYAYDAGYRNRFMATAGVRYYFNMFK
- a CDS encoding Hpt domain-containing protein, with product MTDKLYDLKKIIEISSGDDNFVREMVVTFVENVTDEIENIEQLKKNENWTTIAEISHKLVSNYAYLGADDLRTTAADIEKSVVVDHRFDEIAEKATYLCNHSKTLINKLKVDFNI
- a CDS encoding O-antigen ligase family protein, with product MELIKPVGHRYISIITVLLWGMLCISALFVVSEKFVNPEITPKRFGLVIGTGVAAVVWAVCFRDKVVSGRPVFLLLLFCVTTVFLRDWASTGFNSYLLAYSCCLLLLFFLLRQLTAVCAPEWLFGTAFILATFLSLYGVLQYFGVFLTSNRLFAVTGTFDNPAGFGAALSCVFPYGLYFFDRSVRRFKFVVAVMLATLAAGIALSGSRSSVMACLTAVAVYSAVGIPKLKFRWPIKIGAACLVGLLVFGLYLLKKDSADGRLLIWQCTWNMAKDSPIAGHGKGAFQAKYMLYQADYFEMHPDSKYAALADNVLHPFNEYLLILAEHGAIGIGILVLLGFLLIRSYRRSPDFVKLIAGLSLIAVAVFSCFSYPFKYPFTWLIVFLNIALIGVSHDKEPKMANPGRLIKAGTVAVSIVLFLITIPLINAEIIWNKTAKASMIGKTGEMLPEYNKLYRYLGKNGLFLYNHAAELNYIKKHEESLRVFGKCTKYYNDMDVQMLMADNYRALEQYDKAERHLKLAAGMCPGRFIPLYQLAKLYDETGREEEAVDLARQIIDKEVKIPSPTVIAIKSEMDKLIKTFKNIAPMEN
- a CDS encoding response regulator transcription factor is translated as MKLLICDDDPMTLKALEFQFKKDGYTIMKSVNGKEAQQILHDNEDIALLITDICMPMMNGLELVAYVRNTLKSQIPILVLTRVNLEDSVAHAFELGANDYLTKPFCLEEMTARVAHLLNK